Proteins encoded within one genomic window of Pedobacter africanus:
- a CDS encoding L,D-transpeptidase family protein, with translation MKKLFLLLIPVCLLFNACNWFKETPEVGLKLAEHFDNKLYKKFDTAEYNVIFKRHFDSLKGNFSNPNTLKAFYEHHNSEPGLVTRFFAGGALDTLKNYISRSEQHGFNPEIFGYKKLKGLLDKLSANKFKDIAEVYPVVADLELNAAESLIKYNNFVNYGALNPRKLLSRYYVAVKRPDSVSMTAVLATSDLEKLLADIQPSSVQYKALQAAMLSGAYKRSPEQLKAILVNMERMRWKLPDLGDEHVEVNIPDFSLTWFSGQDTLSHMKVCVGASREKDYAEKIKLYLKSGNLDDKPKNHETPILYSKLNSIQVNPIWNIPVSIARSEIYWQALRDPYYLSNNNIRVYYRGKLVSDPDTIQWNRYPREKLPFEFKQGSGEGNALGKFKFIFDNGSSIYLHDTNNKSGFARSNRAISHGCVRVEKPLEFAQNLVKDKYQYDQLRMEVNLPPIDTTKMDVYRKKMAKKADTLNVFQLKPKWFGTKKPVPLIINYITAWSQNGTIQFRPDVYSLDETLYAAMKKFM, from the coding sequence TTGAAAAAACTATTCCTTTTACTCATCCCCGTTTGCTTGCTGTTCAATGCCTGTAACTGGTTTAAAGAAACTCCTGAAGTAGGGCTTAAGCTGGCAGAGCATTTTGACAATAAACTTTACAAGAAATTTGATACCGCCGAGTACAATGTCATTTTTAAGAGACACTTTGATTCACTGAAAGGTAATTTTTCAAACCCCAATACATTAAAGGCCTTTTACGAGCACCACAACAGTGAACCTGGCCTGGTGACCAGGTTTTTTGCTGGTGGTGCTTTGGATACCCTCAAAAATTACATCAGCCGAAGTGAACAGCATGGTTTCAATCCGGAGATTTTCGGGTACAAGAAACTTAAAGGGCTGCTGGATAAATTATCGGCCAATAAATTTAAAGATATCGCCGAGGTTTATCCTGTGGTGGCCGATCTGGAACTAAATGCGGCAGAGAGCCTGATCAAGTATAACAATTTCGTAAACTATGGTGCTTTAAATCCAAGAAAGCTATTGTCCAGGTACTATGTTGCCGTAAAAAGACCAGATAGCGTAAGCATGACTGCCGTACTGGCTACCAGCGATCTGGAAAAATTGCTTGCAGATATCCAGCCCAGCTCAGTTCAATACAAAGCCCTGCAGGCAGCAATGCTGAGCGGTGCGTATAAGCGGAGCCCGGAACAGCTGAAGGCCATCCTGGTCAATATGGAAAGAATGAGGTGGAAATTACCCGATCTTGGAGATGAACACGTTGAAGTGAATATACCAGATTTTAGCCTGACCTGGTTTAGCGGACAAGATACGCTGAGCCATATGAAGGTTTGTGTGGGTGCTTCACGTGAGAAGGACTATGCCGAAAAAATAAAACTTTACCTAAAATCGGGGAACCTGGATGATAAACCTAAAAACCATGAAACGCCTATATTGTACAGCAAGCTGAATTCGATACAGGTAAACCCTATATGGAACATACCGGTAAGCATTGCCAGGAGCGAAATTTACTGGCAGGCCCTAAGAGATCCTTATTATCTATCCAATAACAACATCAGGGTCTATTATAGAGGTAAGCTGGTGAGCGATCCTGATACGATTCAATGGAACAGGTACCCACGCGAAAAGCTACCTTTTGAGTTTAAGCAGGGATCTGGTGAGGGGAATGCATTGGGTAAGTTTAAATTTATATTCGATAACGGTTCAAGTATTTACTTGCACGATACCAATAATAAAAGCGGTTTTGCCAGGAGCAACAGGGCCATCAGCCATGGTTGTGTACGGGTAGAGAAGCCGCTGGAGTTTGCACAAAACCTGGTTAAAGACAAATACCAGTACGATCAACTGCGGATGGAGGTGAACCTGCCGCCAATTGATACCACTAAAATGGATGTGTACCGTAAAAAAATGGCAAAAAAGGCCGATACCTTAAATGTTTTTCAGTTGAAACCCAAATGGTTTGGTACCAAAAAGCCGGTACCGCTGATCATCAATTACATTACAGCCTGGTCGCAAAACGGAACAATTCAGTTCCGCCCTGATGTTTACAGTTTAGATGAAACTTTGTATGCAGCTATGAAGAAGTTCATGTAA
- the hisG gene encoding ATP phosphoribosyltransferase: MKTLKIAIQKSGRLNEKSVEILKNCGLSFENYKSSLISTVTNFPLEILFLRDDDIPEYVQDGIADLGIVGENVIVEAGAEVNYLQKLGFGRCTLKIAIPNESQITEIAQLSGKAIATSYPVILEKYLKENHVNAEVRTISGSVEIGPGLGLSDAICDIVSTGGTLKSNGLKPFSEVMKSEAVLIGKEGSDLLPEVQELLQRIRSVLRAKETKYVVLNVAKSNLKKVVDLLPGVKSPTVVPLFDEDWVAVHSVIAEHDFWEKINRLKAAGAQGIVVMPIEKIIA; the protein is encoded by the coding sequence TTGAAAACTCTTAAAATAGCTATCCAGAAATCGGGTAGATTAAACGAAAAATCAGTAGAAATTCTTAAAAATTGTGGTTTATCTTTTGAAAACTACAAAAGCTCATTAATATCAACAGTTACCAACTTTCCTTTGGAGATCCTTTTCCTGAGAGATGATGACATTCCTGAATATGTACAGGATGGGATTGCCGACCTGGGTATTGTGGGTGAAAATGTAATTGTTGAGGCTGGTGCGGAAGTCAATTACCTTCAAAAATTAGGCTTTGGAAGATGTACACTCAAAATTGCCATCCCCAACGAAAGCCAGATTACGGAAATTGCGCAGCTGAGTGGCAAAGCCATCGCTACCTCCTATCCTGTGATCCTGGAAAAATACCTGAAAGAAAACCATGTAAATGCTGAGGTGCGCACCATTTCCGGATCGGTAGAGATAGGGCCCGGACTAGGGCTAAGCGATGCCATCTGCGACATTGTTTCTACAGGTGGCACACTAAAAAGCAATGGATTAAAACCTTTCTCTGAAGTGATGAAATCGGAAGCAGTCCTGATTGGAAAAGAAGGCTCAGACCTGCTACCCGAAGTTCAGGAACTGCTGCAACGGATCCGCTCTGTATTGCGTGCAAAAGAGACCAAATATGTGGTGCTGAACGTGGCGAAATCAAACCTTAAAAAAGTGGTCGACCTCCTGCCCGGCGTAAAAAGTCCGACGGTAGTTCCGCTGTTTGATGAAGACTGGGTTGCCGTACATTCGGTAATTGCCGAACACGATTTCTGGGAAAAGATCAATCGGTTAAAAGCTGCCGGCGCCCAGGGAATCGTAGTAATGCCGATCGAAAAAATTATAGCCTAA